One part of the Gemmatimonadota bacterium genome encodes these proteins:
- a CDS encoding T9SS type A sorting domain-containing protein produces MFLKKSLLFMTALALLMFAGQASAQSVSLSHVPGEDGTEGMVSGSGTAIMVKVTTMGIAGNPLLASVSALDVSFAFDPSLVKLTGVPAGLLMADAATGATLTIPAPPGGTLTVPEEAILTFTTQSDVTGMEFSIGITGAQGTAVVGGAVQMVPLPISAMVAFNEIDLTISLMSGGESVVNKVSAGDEIVVDVAIPTLMGQIAGAKIVFAVDPAGSAGITGGMPAEGLNIVPTETSGMQVVVAGLPMMLADGNFGSVTFTAGPGVTRTTGFSISVASMSVFTTAGEVAGDPGDPLMINQFSPFLEASATEVTVPHGETAMATVTAMDTGDEAVTFTVAADGVESSEDGNTVTLSATGNGTATVSAMAGGVALDPVTVVFSKPPPELQTESTEVTFADFGAEASASVMAVGFDEGAEIKYTYTATTDFQAVEDASGLMITTASAGTVTVTATDGTDSASLTITFMNPDPYLSSDPDPADVIIPEGGEASVTVSATGLEGAVTYMISRTSGTATVTANTDGDMVTLTASGEGGADVMVTASAGGMTTEAIAVKFRAMPTVGSDATDVMVPQAVVPSAMAMVVATGFPEGAEIVFNVDPADHPYLTASADGNVLTLTATGTVSVSVTASGAGVTTSAVEVSFEQALPAAPASVVVQDQEGDNGHYVMVSFANSANHADVSQYRIYREMMVNTTMDADGNVVTTDTPMAKWVPWAVVDAMDNDDEEGMTRAVVPTTDAMATRWGVAAEKGMDSAEITPAGKRVFSKESVQQLAQFLGLDPNLVVTEDELAEMFMPSADYINALVGGRNVVFAALDPDLSVLIGGNAAVPQNIRTGGHPIVSSPITPTEGMVAAIDDTAPAMVTDVAADAETGVVTWTMSADDGGMDVVMYRGHGITIPHVTGYLVRGGVSEDAMLDIGIVPAGLSTFQVPAQLIESLINQGVPAVLVTVTAMDGTNMTPSIPLVVELIPTRKPFVDADGGPVYIVKLDRHGAMTPLTVDFEDFVAFTMAFNTDETHENWRVFVQADLNDDKMVNFEDFILFFGSYGKEAAGPAGKSLVTPILGVNENAEFSLRLGSDRVVVGENMFVDVSLANVQALMGYGFVLNYDAERFEFVEAMPAAEDLLTAGGETPLFSSWSPEAGQVHVMNAIVNGSEVSGGGDIVRLVFRVLRDFEDNARFEIAEGLVFDPQQLANPLAGGVLDIQTTPTEFALLQNFPNPFNPDTTIGYELAESADVTLQIYNVVGQVVRTLIAAESQSIGRYQVRWDGMDDRGMPVSSGIYFYQISAGKFQDVRKLMLLK; encoded by the coding sequence GTATGGAATTTTCCATTGGTATTACGGGGGCACAGGGCACCGCGGTTGTTGGCGGTGCTGTTCAGATGGTTCCCCTTCCCATATCTGCGATGGTCGCGTTCAATGAGATTGATTTGACGATTTCTCTGATGAGTGGCGGCGAGTCCGTGGTCAATAAGGTTAGCGCAGGCGATGAAATTGTCGTCGATGTCGCTATTCCCACGCTGATGGGACAAATAGCCGGTGCTAAGATCGTTTTTGCGGTTGATCCCGCCGGGTCAGCGGGGATTACAGGTGGGATGCCTGCTGAGGGTTTGAATATCGTCCCGACCGAGACGTCTGGTATGCAGGTTGTGGTTGCCGGTCTGCCTATGATGTTGGCAGATGGCAATTTTGGCTCTGTGACGTTTACGGCGGGTCCCGGTGTTACGCGAACGACGGGATTTTCCATCAGTGTTGCTTCGATGAGTGTGTTTACGACGGCTGGGGAAGTGGCTGGGGATCCCGGTGATCCTTTGATGATCAACCAGTTCTCGCCTTTCCTTGAAGCCAGTGCAACCGAGGTTACGGTTCCCCACGGCGAGACGGCGATGGCGACGGTGACGGCGATGGATACCGGGGATGAAGCGGTTACTTTTACCGTAGCGGCCGACGGGGTTGAGTCTTCGGAAGATGGTAACACGGTGACGTTGTCCGCAACGGGCAATGGTACAGCGACGGTGTCGGCTATGGCTGGCGGCGTTGCGCTCGATCCGGTTACGGTTGTTTTTTCAAAGCCTCCGCCAGAACTACAGACTGAGAGCACCGAGGTGACGTTTGCTGATTTTGGTGCCGAGGCTTCTGCGTCGGTGATGGCTGTTGGTTTTGACGAAGGTGCTGAGATTAAATATACTTATACAGCTACTACTGATTTTCAGGCTGTGGAAGATGCCTCCGGTCTGATGATTACGACGGCTTCGGCTGGCACAGTGACGGTGACGGCTACCGATGGTACGGATTCTGCCTCGCTGACGATTACGTTTATGAATCCCGATCCTTATCTGTCGTCGGATCCCGATCCCGCTGATGTTATTATTCCCGAGGGTGGGGAAGCGTCGGTGACGGTTTCGGCAACGGGTCTCGAAGGTGCTGTTACTTATATGATAAGCAGGACTTCTGGCACTGCTACGGTTACCGCCAATACCGATGGTGATATGGTGACGTTGACGGCGAGCGGTGAGGGGGGTGCTGATGTGATGGTGACAGCCTCTGCCGGTGGGATGACGACTGAGGCGATTGCTGTCAAGTTCCGGGCGATGCCTACTGTGGGTTCAGATGCGACTGATGTTATGGTTCCGCAGGCTGTGGTTCCCAGTGCAATGGCAATGGTCGTTGCGACCGGGTTCCCCGAAGGTGCCGAGATTGTGTTTAATGTCGATCCGGCGGACCATCCTTATCTTACAGCGTCGGCGGACGGCAATGTTCTGACGCTGACGGCCACTGGTACGGTTAGTGTGTCGGTGACGGCTTCTGGCGCAGGTGTTACGACGTCTGCGGTTGAGGTGTCGTTCGAACAGGCACTGCCCGCTGCGCCTGCAAGTGTGGTTGTGCAGGATCAGGAAGGGGATAACGGTCACTATGTGATGGTGAGTTTTGCCAATTCTGCGAATCACGCTGATGTGAGTCAGTATCGCATCTATCGCGAGATGATGGTGAATACCACGATGGATGCCGATGGCAATGTGGTGACGACCGATACGCCGATGGCAAAGTGGGTTCCCTGGGCTGTTGTCGATGCGATGGATAATGATGATGAAGAAGGTATGACGCGCGCGGTTGTTCCGACGACTGATGCGATGGCGACTCGCTGGGGCGTTGCTGCCGAGAAGGGTATGGATTCGGCAGAGATTACGCCTGCTGGCAAGCGCGTGTTCTCCAAGGAGAGCGTGCAACAGTTGGCTCAGTTCCTGGGTCTGGATCCCAATCTGGTTGTGACCGAGGATGAGCTTGCCGAGATGTTTATGCCTTCTGCTGATTATATTAATGCGCTTGTTGGCGGCAGGAATGTGGTGTTTGCGGCGCTGGATCCCGATTTGAGTGTTTTGATCGGTGGCAATGCAGCTGTTCCGCAGAATATCCGCACGGGTGGACACCCCATTGTTTCGTCTCCGATTACGCCGACGGAAGGTATGGTGGCTGCGATTGACGATACAGCCCCTGCTATGGTGACCGATGTTGCCGCCGATGCAGAGACCGGTGTGGTTACCTGGACGATGTCCGCCGATGATGGTGGCATGGATGTCGTGATGTATCGCGGTCACGGGATTACCATTCCGCATGTGACGGGCTATCTGGTCAGAGGTGGTGTCAGCGAAGATGCGATGCTGGATATCGGGATTGTTCCCGCTGGTTTGAGCACTTTCCAGGTTCCGGCTCAGTTGATCGAGTCTCTGATTAATCAGGGTGTGCCCGCGGTGCTGGTGACTGTGACGGCGATGGACGGTACGAATATGACGCCGAGTATTCCGCTGGTGGTCGAGCTTATTCCGACGCGTAAGCCGTTTGTGGATGCAGACGGTGGTCCCGTTTATATCGTGAAGCTCGATAGGCACGGCGCTATGACGCCACTGACGGTTGACTTTGAAGATTTTGTGGCCTTTACGATGGCGTTTAATACAGACGAGACGCACGAGAATTGGAGAGTCTTTGTTCAGGCTGATTTGAATGACGATAAGATGGTCAATTTCGAGGACTTTATCCTGTTCTTTGGCTCTTATGGCAAGGAAGCAGCAGGTCCGGCTGGCAAGTCTCTGGTTACGCCTATTCTCGGCGTGAATGAGAATGCCGAGTTCTCGTTGCGTTTGGGCAGTGATCGCGTAGTGGTTGGCGAGAATATGTTTGTGGATGTGTCTCTGGCCAATGTGCAGGCTCTGATGGGTTATGGGTTTGTGCTTAACTACGATGCCGAGAGGTTTGAGTTTGTAGAAGCGATGCCGGCTGCTGAGGATTTGCTGACAGCAGGTGGCGAGACCCCGCTGTTCAGTAGCTGGTCGCCCGAGGCCGGGCAGGTTCACGTGATGAATGCGATTGTGAATGGCTCGGAGGTTTCAGGCGGTGGCGATATTGTTCGGTTGGTGTTCCGCGTGTTGCGCGATTTTGAAGATAATGCGCGGTTCGAGATTGCCGAGGGTCTGGTCTTTGACCCGCAGCAACTCGCCAATCCGTTGGCTGGCGGTGTGCTGGATATCCAGACGACGCCTACAGAGTTTGCACTGCTCCAGAATTTCCCCAATCCGTTTAACCCCGATACAACGATCGGATATGAATTGGCCGAGTCTGCCGATGTGACGCTCCAGATTTACAATGTGGTGGGTCAGGTCGTGCGGACGCTGATTGCTGCTGAATCGCAGTCGATTGGTCGTTATCAGGTCCGTTGGGACGGTATGGACGATCGCGGGATGCCGGTTTCGAGTGGAATTTATTTCTACCAGATCTCGGCAGGGAAGTTCCAGGATGTGCGGAAGCTGATGCTGCTCAAGTAA
- a CDS encoding T9SS type A sorting domain-containing protein → MLIKKGLLFFTALAFFAFAGQASAGPNANATVTIDLITDGGAGNQMDDGVHSGNVSGEGTKIAVEVFAKGVTTSLVGVKIEFDFKAEELKLDKVENSAFLFSIPEATGVNFAGTAPVTLPESGFIGRAEFSTVADVTGKEFYLGIKAVTLAESAASSDVIAPEMMAMMSTISFNVAPKLVLSGESPVKVPVGGSADAVIMAVNFPADATITFDVKIAGEFNVEQKVDGATLTLTAGIPAVVTVTASDGMTTTGELVVEFVSVKFPALDAVVGDMMNMMDDGMMAASAGANEEIAIEVFVGDAEVEGAIGGASIVFTITPDESAMVEPSAAAVIKDFVPAEGMTLLGIADNQVDIGAEEGMMLPDGFLGTLKLMTGAEAVPFSVGVSSFTVLLGSGETTMVTLPAPVMYNFGPRLEVSAHIATIPRGGEAVIKVTALGFAEGSKITFSHEVEGAAMVDGHPEMDMLNVYKLTATGLGSAVVKVTASDGMSAVEVTVQFDEQVPIELSSFVGSVIEDRVVLNWATASQTNNAGFRVLRSIDGETYEAVSELIAGAGTTDQLMDYMFEDISLPAAEIVYYVLEQIDLDGTVNRSNPIEVLLGARFNLPTEFASAVYPNPFNPRTTISYDLPTNTDVSIIIYDAIGQEIRQLVSQHYTAGRYSVQWDAKDHMGRSVGSGVYIAKIKAGPNTAIQKMLLLK, encoded by the coding sequence ATGTTGATTAAAAAAGGATTGTTATTTTTTACTGCCCTTGCATTTTTCGCTTTTGCAGGCCAGGCCTCTGCAGGTCCCAATGCAAATGCGACGGTGACGATTGATTTGATTACCGATGGTGGGGCAGGCAATCAGATGGACGATGGCGTTCATTCTGGTAATGTCTCTGGAGAGGGTACAAAAATTGCCGTTGAGGTTTTCGCCAAGGGCGTGACTACGTCGCTGGTCGGTGTGAAGATCGAGTTTGATTTTAAAGCCGAAGAGTTGAAGCTCGATAAGGTCGAGAATAGTGCGTTTCTGTTTTCGATTCCCGAGGCGACGGGTGTAAACTTCGCAGGTACTGCGCCTGTTACTCTGCCGGAGTCCGGTTTTATTGGACGTGCGGAGTTTTCTACGGTGGCAGATGTTACGGGTAAGGAATTTTACCTGGGCATTAAGGCGGTTACGCTTGCCGAAAGCGCAGCGTCGAGCGATGTTATTGCGCCAGAGATGATGGCGATGATGAGTACGATTAGTTTTAATGTCGCGCCCAAGCTGGTGCTGTCCGGCGAGAGTCCGGTTAAGGTTCCGGTCGGTGGCAGTGCGGATGCGGTGATTATGGCTGTGAATTTCCCCGCCGATGCGACGATTACCTTTGATGTGAAGATCGCTGGTGAGTTTAATGTCGAGCAGAAGGTGGATGGTGCCACCTTGACGTTGACGGCGGGTATTCCGGCTGTTGTGACTGTGACGGCTTCTGATGGTATGACGACGACCGGTGAACTGGTCGTTGAATTTGTCTCGGTGAAGTTTCCCGCCCTGGATGCCGTTGTCGGCGATATGATGAATATGATGGATGATGGCATGATGGCGGCCAGTGCGGGTGCCAATGAAGAGATTGCCATCGAGGTGTTTGTGGGTGATGCCGAAGTGGAAGGCGCTATCGGCGGTGCGAGTATCGTGTTTACGATTACGCCAGATGAATCGGCGATGGTTGAGCCTTCTGCGGCAGCGGTGATTAAGGATTTTGTGCCCGCTGAGGGTATGACGCTGCTGGGTATTGCCGATAATCAGGTCGATATTGGTGCCGAGGAAGGCATGATGCTGCCCGATGGTTTTCTGGGTACGCTGAAGCTGATGACGGGTGCCGAGGCTGTGCCGTTTTCGGTTGGTGTTTCGTCGTTTACCGTGCTTCTCGGTTCTGGCGAGACGACGATGGTGACGCTTCCCGCGCCGGTGATGTACAATTTCGGTCCGCGGCTGGAGGTGTCTGCGCATATTGCGACGATTCCGCGCGGTGGCGAAGCTGTGATTAAGGTGACGGCTCTGGGCTTTGCCGAGGGTTCGAAGATTACTTTTTCGCATGAAGTAGAAGGTGCGGCGATGGTCGATGGCCACCCGGAAATGGATATGCTCAATGTCTATAAGTTGACGGCGACCGGTCTGGGTTCGGCTGTTGTCAAGGTGACGGCTTCCGATGGCATGTCTGCTGTTGAGGTGACGGTTCAGTTTGACGAGCAGGTGCCGATTGAGTTGTCGTCATTTGTCGGTTCGGTGATCGAAGACCGCGTGGTGCTCAACTGGGCGACGGCTTCGCAGACCAATAATGCGGGTTTCCGCGTGCTTCGCAGTATAGATGGAGAGACCTACGAGGCGGTCAGCGAGCTTATCGCCGGTGCTGGTACGACCGATCAGTTGATGGATTATATGTTTGAGGATATCAGCCTTCCCGCTGCTGAGATCGTTTATTATGTTCTCGAGCAGATTGATCTGGATGGGACGGTGAACCGTTCAAATCCGATCGAGGTGCTGTTGGGCGCGCGTTTCAACCTGCCCACGGAGTTTGCGTCGGCTGTTTATCCCAATCCGTTTAACCCACGGACGACGATTTCCTACGATTTGCCCACGAATACAGATGTGTCGATTATTATTTACGATGCGATAGGGCAGGAGATTCGTCAACTCGTGAGCCAGCATTATACAGCGGGTCGCTATAGTGTCCAGTGGGATGCTAAGGACCATATGGGCCGCAGCGTTGGTAGTGGCGTTTATATCGCCAAGATCAAAGCGGGTCCAAATACCGCGATCCAGAAGATGCTGCTGTTGAAGTAA
- a CDS encoding tetratricopeptide repeat protein — translation MSTTEDVEFDVDSVKIYPGIEAREKRRKVTMHALTYFNRGSAYSIADAYDCAIAEYSKAIDLIPSYIAAYKSRAVAYVRKGAYDLAILDFDKVISLRPDDALTYFSRGMAYLNKDKIDRAIEDLSRAIELDPELAVVYFVRANAYEKKGIYNRSIADYNRAIELNPDYADAYNNRSLVEAIGEHPDRR, via the coding sequence ATGAGTACTACAGAAGACGTGGAATTTGATGTAGATTCAGTCAAGATTTATCCTGGAATAGAGGCACGTGAAAAACGCCGAAAGGTTACTATGCATGCCTTGACCTATTTTAATCGCGGTTCTGCTTATAGCATCGCAGATGCTTATGATTGTGCCATTGCAGAGTACAGCAAGGCGATAGATTTGATACCCAGTTACATTGCTGCCTATAAGAGTCGGGCTGTTGCGTATGTCAGAAAGGGCGCGTATGACCTTGCCATTTTGGACTTTGACAAAGTGATCTCGCTGAGGCCAGATGATGCCCTGACTTATTTTAGTCGCGGCATGGCCTATTTAAACAAAGACAAGATTGACCGTGCTATTGAGGATCTGAGCAGAGCCATAGAACTTGATCCAGAACTTGCTGTGGTCTATTTTGTTCGAGCCAATGCATACGAAAAAAAAGGCATATATAACCGTTCTATCGCAGACTACAACAGAGCAATAGAACTGAACCCAGATTATGCCGATGCCTATAATAATCGCAGCCTTGTTGAAGCTATAGGTGAACATCCCGACAGGAGGTGA
- a CDS encoding Gfo/Idh/MocA family oxidoreductase — protein sequence MEKVRMGLIGCGGNMSGHIRRLMDMQDVEIVALADPSDESFARLYERVPETEALPRFADHREMLDEVAMDATEISTPHTLHFEQIMDSLDKGLHVLTEKPMVCTVDHAFQVMDKAEEVDRILMVSYQRHLAPTFRFIRNQIQAGEIGEVQFIQAMQDQHWYENQQGKWRQVHALSGGGQLNDSGSHLLDIVLWMVDQAPARVSAFMDYLDTEVDINSALSIVFENGALANFSVVGTGPGPGMWEDITIWGTKGAIYSRNGKLTCKYGGRAPLEVDADSLPSRFVSPDQNFVDAILGRDEVQVPPVCGLRVIQLTEAAWESAEKGGRPVRVKRTRRR from the coding sequence ATGGAGAAGGTGCGAATGGGTTTGATCGGGTGCGGTGGCAATATGAGCGGTCATATCAGGCGTTTGATGGATATGCAGGATGTGGAGATTGTGGCGCTTGCAGATCCGAGTGATGAGAGTTTTGCGCGGTTGTACGAGCGCGTGCCAGAGACAGAGGCGTTGCCGAGGTTTGCAGATCACAGGGAGATGCTGGATGAGGTGGCGATGGATGCGACGGAGATTTCTACGCCGCATACGTTGCATTTTGAACAGATTATGGATAGTCTGGATAAGGGTCTGCACGTGTTGACGGAGAAGCCGATGGTGTGTACGGTTGATCACGCGTTTCAGGTGATGGATAAGGCAGAGGAGGTGGATCGCATTTTGATGGTGTCTTATCAGCGGCATCTGGCGCCGACGTTTCGGTTTATTCGGAATCAGATTCAGGCCGGGGAGATCGGAGAGGTTCAGTTTATTCAGGCGATGCAAGATCAACACTGGTATGAGAATCAACAGGGGAAGTGGCGACAGGTTCACGCGCTGTCGGGTGGGGGTCAGTTGAATGATTCTGGGAGTCATTTGCTGGATATTGTGCTGTGGATGGTGGATCAGGCGCCCGCGCGCGTGTCGGCGTTTATGGATTATCTGGATACGGAGGTGGATATCAATTCGGCGCTGTCAATTGTGTTTGAGAATGGCGCGCTGGCGAATTTTTCTGTTGTGGGGACGGGTCCGGGTCCGGGGATGTGGGAGGATATTACGATTTGGGGCACGAAGGGGGCGATTTATTCTCGCAATGGGAAGCTGACGTGTAAATACGGTGGCAGAGCACCCCTGGAGGTAGATGCAGATAGTTTGCCTTCGCGGTTTGTGAGTCCCGATCAAAATTTTGTGGATGCGATTTTGGGGCGCGATGAAGTTCAGGTGCCGCCGGTGTGCGGTTTGCGCGTGATTCAGTTGACAGAGGCCGCATGGGAGTCGGCAGAGAAAGGCGGACGACCCGTGCGGGTGAAGCGCACGCGAAGGCGGTAA
- a CDS encoding AAA family ATPase, with product MQHTFQSLSIIDQILMTMDETDRRRPLLFQLRRQLQEDEITFEEARRTIVELEGALEKVTAPANRVGTLLSAPENGIAYITVGGAEYYANVDSRLDERRLKVGTRVLVNEAFAVVGDMGESPSGTVGKIVDVLDDGRLQVGQEHGSQTHVLLRGSDLEAEALKAGEEVRIDPHFRVALEKMPHSEVKDFYLEEVPDLPWEKIGGQKDAIQAIKDTIEMPVLHPELFKRFQYSTPKGFLLYGPPGCGKTLIGKATAYNLEKQVQADGLNLKACFMHIKGPEILNMWLGESERKVREIFSQAREKRREGFLPVVFIDEAESVLGTRRAIRSHNISNTVVPMFCSEMDGIDSLQDVVIILTSNRPDLIDPAILRPGRIDRKIKVLRPDEDAAREILGIYLTADLPLSEDALIAQDGDVQAAVDDLAARAIAEIYAKRDDTRFLEVLLRSGRKEVLTRGDLCSGAILESIVQRAKEIVIKRCIASGTEDGIGFDDLLVGIETEYSENEIFPPTDNTEDWLKLLDYDPENVVRAVPIRPRRERRASRHGVV from the coding sequence ATGCAGCATACGTTTCAGTCGCTGTCGATTATCGATCAGATTTTGATGACGATGGATGAGACGGATCGACGGCGACCCCTGTTGTTCCAGTTGCGCCGGCAGCTTCAGGAGGATGAGATTACGTTTGAGGAGGCGAGGCGCACGATTGTGGAGCTGGAAGGGGCGCTGGAGAAGGTGACGGCGCCGGCCAATCGGGTGGGGACGCTGCTGTCGGCACCGGAGAATGGCATCGCGTATATTACGGTGGGTGGGGCAGAGTATTACGCCAATGTGGATTCGCGGTTGGATGAGCGGCGTTTGAAGGTGGGGACGCGGGTGCTGGTGAATGAGGCGTTTGCCGTGGTGGGCGATATGGGCGAGTCTCCGTCGGGTACGGTGGGTAAAATTGTCGATGTGCTGGATGATGGGCGCTTGCAGGTGGGGCAAGAACACGGTTCGCAGACGCATGTTTTGCTGCGGGGATCCGATCTGGAGGCCGAGGCGTTGAAGGCGGGCGAAGAGGTGCGGATCGATCCGCATTTTCGCGTGGCGCTGGAGAAGATGCCGCATTCCGAGGTGAAGGATTTTTATCTGGAGGAAGTGCCCGATTTGCCGTGGGAGAAGATCGGTGGACAAAAGGATGCGATTCAGGCGATTAAAGATACGATTGAGATGCCGGTGTTGCATCCGGAGTTGTTTAAGCGGTTTCAGTACAGTACGCCCAAGGGGTTTTTGCTGTACGGTCCGCCAGGGTGCGGCAAGACGCTGATTGGGAAGGCGACGGCGTATAATCTGGAGAAGCAGGTGCAGGCAGACGGCCTGAATCTCAAGGCGTGTTTTATGCATATTAAGGGTCCTGAGATTTTGAATATGTGGTTGGGTGAGTCGGAGCGCAAGGTGCGCGAGATTTTTTCTCAGGCGCGCGAGAAGCGGCGCGAGGGGTTTTTGCCGGTGGTGTTTATCGATGAGGCAGAGTCGGTGTTGGGGACGCGGCGGGCGATTCGGTCGCACAATATTTCAAATACGGTTGTGCCGATGTTTTGTTCCGAGATGGATGGGATCGATTCGCTGCAAGATGTGGTGATTATTTTGACGTCCAATCGTCCCGATTTGATTGATCCGGCAATTTTGCGCCCGGGGCGGATTGATCGCAAAATTAAGGTGCTTCGTCCAGATGAGGATGCCGCGCGCGAGATTTTGGGTATTTATTTGACGGCTGATTTGCCGCTGTCAGAGGATGCGTTAATCGCGCAGGACGGCGATGTGCAGGCCGCGGTTGACGATCTCGCGGCGCGCGCGATCGCAGAGATATATGCCAAACGCGATGATACGCGCTTTCTGGAGGTGTTGCTCAGGAGTGGTCGCAAGGAGGTGCTGACCCGTGGGGATTTGTGTAGTGGGGCTATTCTCGAGTCTATTGTGCAGCGCGCGAAGGAGATTGTGATTAAGCGGTGTATTGCGTCGGGCACGGAAGATGGGATTGGTTTTGACGATTTGCTCGTGGGGATTGAGACGGAGTACAGCGAGAATGAGATTTTCCCGCCGACGGATAATACAGAGGATTGGTTGAAGTTGCTGGATTACGATCCCGAAAATGTGGTGCGCGCAGTGCCGATTCGCCCCCGGCGAGAGCGGCGCGCCTCAAGGCATGGCGTGGTGTGA
- a CDS encoding BrnT family toxin: MDIGFVWDENKYREVQEKHEVQFYEAVAAFDDPNGFEVSDLSGYEDRSRWIGATAAGRVLVVVYSDEDVPLLRLITAFDATGGLRDEYYRRRGI; the protein is encoded by the coding sequence ATGGATATCGGGTTCGTATGGGACGAAAACAAATATCGAGAAGTTCAAGAGAAGCATGAAGTCCAGTTTTATGAGGCTGTTGCGGCATTTGATGATCCAAATGGATTCGAGGTTTCAGATCTATCAGGGTATGAAGACCGGTCCAGATGGATAGGGGCAACTGCCGCAGGTCGGGTATTAGTTGTGGTCTATTCTGACGAAGATGTACCTCTGCTTCGTTTGATCACCGCATTTGATGCTACAGGGGGCTTACGCGATGAGTACTACAGAAGACGTGGAATTTGA